The Nerophis ophidion isolate RoL-2023_Sa linkage group LG05, RoL_Noph_v1.0, whole genome shotgun sequence genomic interval tatcggaagaattaggagggttggcaagtatgagtattagcggtgaatgcggtgttacagtagcaccgacgctgtataacaccggcgggccagctctaatgctaaattgatattgcctcatgggccaaattaaattaaacggcaggccaaatttggcccgcgggccagagtttgacacccatggcatgGGGGATCTTACTCAAATATCTTGAATATATGTTTAACATAAAACTGGCCTTAGAGGCGCCTTGCTTTGGTGCAATATTTAACTGTTTCGAACTCCTTGGAGGTTATGAATGATGATGTAAaccatgttttgttttataaTACGATCTTATACCTTAAATATTCATAACAATTCTGATTCTGTTTCTGATTCTGTGTTAACTCAAAAGTCACTCACAGTGTAAACAAAATGCATGAGGGAcatttaaatgacaaaaaaaatgacaataaatacaattattatatGAAAAATAAGAACAATGGAAAAACTATATTTGTGAGATAGCTCTTTGAGACAATTGTTTACATCCAGTTTTCCTTCCTCACCGTCACATCACACATTGCATTTGTCAAACGCTCCAAAGCCAACCACATTAGCTTCACAATCCAACATCCTGCCTGCATGCATTGTAATAAATATTGCtatattgtattattgtattacATAATGAATTATACAGACACAATAAATAAATACGAATGATTTTTGTTACGCTTCCTTGTGTCGTTCTTCATTCCCTATTGTTGTTTTCTCAGGCAATTTTAAATCTTAACAGGTTGTGTCAGATCAGGAAAGATGAACTCTTCTTCTCCGATATACCAGATTTTGCAACAGCACTAAATCAATGACCATTCATAGCTTTCATGAACACAAACATTATGGAAAAACATGTTGCCTATTAGAACCCACCGCGGCCTTAAAAGggccaagtggtagaaatggatggaaggatccTAACTGATTCATAATACCGACAAACTTGCAACGTTTGTGAGTAAATAGATATGCTCAATATCTCACAGATTTTCCGGGAAATAAAGAGCAGGCCAGTTACGCTCTTTAAGATATCACCAGTTGGAACACTGTTGTTCCCTATGCAGACCACAACATTGCTGAGCATGGAGAGTAGTAATAAGCAGACTATCTTTAAATCAATGGAAGTTGTCAAATGGAAAACAGACAAAGAATGGTAAAATATttaactcaccaaagttgacatcTGTGAAAAGTTTCCTGCCATCTGCTTGGTCACATGTGGTGTATCAGCATCAGCTCCATCCACACTCACTAAACTTTGACTCATGGCTTGCATATTCTTCATGTCACTTTTTCTGGAGTCGCTGGTCCTGCACACCTCGTAATTGTACACGTGTTGGAGAGTCCCTGTCCCCAAAGTGTCTGAGTAACGTGGTGGATAATATGGAATGACAGGGAGGTTGGAGTGGTACAGGACGCGAGACTGTCTCCACCTGTACACTTTGACTGATATGATGAGCAGCAAGCAGGTGATGAAGAGGAAGGAGACCACAGCCAAAGCCAAGACTAAGTAAAAAGTCAGCTTGTCATTGTACTCCTTGTCGTGCATGCTAAAGTCAGTGAACTCTGACAGCACTTCAGGGAAGCTGTCCGCCACCGCCACGTTAACAATGACTGTAGCTGAACGAGAGGGCTGCCCGTTGTCCTCCACTAGAACACTCAGTCTTTGTTTGACGCCATCTTTATCAGTGACTTGGCGGACAGTTCTTATTTCTCCATTGTGTAGGCCCACTTCAAACAGCGCCCTGTCTGTGGCTTTCTGCACTTTATAGGAGAGCCAGGCGTTCTGTCCAGAGTCCACATCCACAGCCACCACTTTAGTCACCAGATAGCCCACATCTGCTGAACGAGGCACCATTTCAGCCAGCACCGAGCCGCCCGTCTGGACCGGGTACAGGACCTGGGGGGCGTTGTCGTTCTGGTCCTGGATCAGGATGCGGGCGCTCACGTTGCTGCTGAGAGGAGGAGAACCTCCATCCTGAGCTCTGACCACCAAGTCCAGTTGTTTAATTTGCTCATAATCAAATGATCGAACAGAACTAATAACTCCAGTTTCAGAATTTAAAGAAACATAAGTAGAAACAGGACTGCCACTTATCTGTGTGTCCTCTAAAAGATAAGATATTCTCGCGTTTTGATTCCAATCAGCATCTCTAGCAGTGACAGCAAATATGGAAATGCCAGGAGAATTATTCTCTGAGACATAAGCGGAATAAATGTTTTTATCAAATAATGGTGCATTGTCATTAATGTCTGAGATTCTAAGATGTAACTTTGTAGAGGTAGAAAGAGGGGGCGTTCCAAGATCAGTGGCTGTTATTGTTATGTTATATTCTGGGACAGACTCTCTATCAAAGTATTGATCTGAGATCAAATTGTAATAATTTGTTAATGAGTTCTCCAATTTAAAAGGCAGTTTTCCATCTATTGAACATGTAATTTGTCCATTTCTCTCAGAATCTGCATCTTTTATGTTTAGAACTGCTATTGTTGTGCCAGGTGGTGAGTCTTCAGACAGAGGACTTGAAAATGACATTATATTAATAATTGGAGCATTGTCATTTACATCAATTACATCAAATATAATTTTACTTGTTCCAGTAAGCCCACCTTGATCCTTTGCTTCCACCCTCACTTCATATTTTCTGTCCTTTTCATAATCTATTTGACCAGATACATAaattgttcctgttttttcatcaatattaaatatatctgcTGCACTTTCTTTCTTTTTGGATAAACTATATGTGATGAGTCCATAAGAACCACTGTCAGCATCTGTAGCATTTACAGTAATTATACTAGTTCCTTTCACTGCATTTTCCATAACAGCTGTTTTATATTCTGATTGG includes:
- the LOC133552571 gene encoding protocadherin gamma-A12-like; this encodes MAPRKCVAGARWIWGLFSGPRHQMGLIFCILYLVTTVSGQIRYSIPEETKKGSVIGNVAQDLGLDVKRLRSGRARIVTGENIQYTELKTDKGLLVVNDRIDREQLCGDVTPCSFSFEVILENPIELHRIIVEVLDINDHAPIFANKDEALIFEISESAAVGVRFPLKSAEDEDVGQNALQNYILSPNDHFILNQHANPDGSKYVEMVLQKPLDREQRPRLSLKLIAVDGGTPQRSGTVNIEINVLDANDNEPIFNQSEYKTAVMENAVKGTSIITVNATDADSGSYGLITYSLSKKKESAADIFNIDEKTGTIYVSGQIDYEKDRKYEVRVEAKDQGGLTGTSKIIFDVIDVNDNAPIINIMSFSSPLSEDSPPGTTIAVLNIKDADSERNGQITCSIDGKLPFKLENSLTNYYNLISDQYFDRESVPEYNITITATDLGTPPLSTSTKLHLRISDINDNAPLFDKNIYSAYVSENNSPGISIFAVTARDADWNQNARISYLLEDTQISGSPVSTYVSLNSETGVISSVRSFDYEQIKQLDLVVRAQDGGSPPLSSNVSARILIQDQNDNAPQVLYPVQTGGSVLAEMVPRSADVGYLVTKVVAVDVDSGQNAWLSYKVQKATDRALFEVGLHNGEIRTVRQVTDKDGVKQRLSVLVEDNGQPSRSATVIVNVAVADSFPEVLSEFTDFSMHDKEYNDKLTFYLVLALAVVSFLFITCLLLIISVKVYRWRQSRVLYHSNLPVIPYYPPRYSDTLGTGTLQHVYNYEVCRTSDSRKSDMKNMQAMSQSLVSVDGADADTPHVTKQMAGNFSQMSTLVS